A stretch of DNA from Vespula pensylvanica isolate Volc-1 chromosome 6, ASM1446617v1, whole genome shotgun sequence:
aaaaactattctCGATAGATTTCAATTATATCAAGATAACAAATGACTTcacaaacataaataaaaaattttacaattatacaaaaataaacgttttcgaaaaattataaacaaactTCCTCAGTCACATTggatgtaaatataatacaatttaaataatctaaaaCAGAcatgagataataaaatacgtaaacACGTTATCACTAATAAAAGGGATTTACAAAGTAGACTGATGAGAAGAtggtaaaatattaaagattatttgaaaaaaaaaaatcatatgtACAATAGAGTAAACACCAAATAGACTTGGCAAATATAATCTTCatatgtttttaaaataaaaaatacaaaaaatattttttcatatttttgtcAATCCTTCACGCGTGTGACAATAGTTTTGTGACACACTGTATATAGTTCGTTCAATCCGTAAGGGAAACTGGTAGATTGGTtggtacaaaaaaaagatctgtTTGATCTTTGGTGGTCTCATTAGAAAAAATTGCAGAACTCGATAATTGAAGAGTatgtgttatttttatttgttttcattgtGAATGACgcgtgtaatatattatatgttatgtaattatagtttgttttacgtatatatatttgtttcgttatgtattatttttttataatacaataaaagaaatcaacaaaaaatgatatttctaatctgcgattaaagttaaaattttatattttattttattaaaagaaaattttttatttttatatttatgtgttttcatttttgaatatatatatatatatatatagatatttttataatatataaataatatatgagaTACAATAAAttgaagtaaataaatttattaaacaattaatacaaacattttttaaaaacctattcctattcttttttattgtaattcaTGCtgatcaaaaaatttttacatatctaactatatataactttatattaattcacTGTATCACGTTAATTCATCTGagtttacattaatttttaacaaaaatgtaagtaatttaattacatcaataataaattgttaattctTCTAAATCTCCTTtcaaacgaataattattttgaataatataattgtatataagtaaaaaaatcgTAATGATCATTTTCAAGACTGgtagaatgaaaattattttgaagtattcttcttttatttttaaccaATCGCATCAATGAGATGACTGGTCCGATCAGTGGActtctaagaaaaatttatcggAATCGTAAACGGTTCAGTCCTTGGGGCAAGACATTCTTCAGGCAAAGAGCTAGGGGAATACCTGCGAACTTGGGTTGCATTCTAATTGGTCAAAGTTTCTTAGTGGTGAAGGGGGaccgaaagaaaatagaaaaaaaaaatcttgctTAAGAAACAAGCAAAAAAATTTCTAGTTCAAaacgtgaataaaaaaaaaataataataaaaaataaatgataaaagaataattcatttacaaaataaatattgataatgaaacaaatatctaataaacttacaaactaaatataattttgccTTATTACGTGTATacttgatattaatattattatcataatattataaaatagataacagatgaaatatatataatttataatgttatatacatatgtacatgcataaacaaaaataaaagaagataaaaacacTGTGGTTTCGATtaacattttccttttacttcttcttctatctgtAGAAACGAATGCAATCAAGGTCATCTACAGTAAGCAATGTAATAATTCCGTTATATAACAAAACGAGATTGAAAGAGAACTTGTAGATCTATCTCTTGAAATTATACAAGAAATGAACAATATAAACAGATGCGTAAGAAGTAATATACATTATCGAGAGTGACTTCGATGACAGCATAAAACATGTTGCAGTATATTCGTCGTCAAAATGACGATGGTCAAGTGACGCGGTCGACCTCGAAGAGACACACCAAAGGGATGAGAGAGAATTTACATGGGTGAAAGTAAACCGGTAAACCGGCCATATCTGACTGTAACTAGTTAAATCTATGGTTCGTGAAACAAaccatatacacacacacacacacacacacacacacacatataaattgTGAAACTACTAATAACACATGTAGGTACAATTTATACAtagaacatacatacatagatagatgaaaaaattatcatcgaagataaacataaatttaatatgtagatcattatcaataatttatcgatctatGAACAATTCGTTAGATGTAGTAATTACCCTCCactatttttcttgttaaacATTATTTGCtttatcttcctttatttttctttttttttttttttctttctttttcagaatacacatattcatacatatacattatatacacgtatacatcaTCGTACGATTGATAATAGACAAGATAACATAATATGACAAACGAGTACATTTGTCCTGATAGATCTTTATTTGATCTAAACCCGTGTGAGCCTTATCGGTTTTTATTACATTGACATGTCGTTAGACTAAAAAGTAGAATTAACAATCTAACGATCTTCTCGGTCTATACGAAAATCCACAAACGAGTTTgttaagaaaagaacaagCACAAACAATCgttaatgataaaatgaaaaggattcagtaacacacacatacattcaaGTGACGGTATAGAAGGATTTTATTTACCGTAACCGACACGTGctaatacatttgtatatcTGTTTATGTATggatgcatatataatatatacgtaagtctCTTTCGTCAAACCGGAATACAGTTTTATCAGTTGCACTTGATCTTTTGTCATTTATTCAAGCTTGGTTGACTGACTGTGACTATGAAATTTCCAAatatcttttctgttttttttttgttctatagTTCACCATAGGAAATAcgtagcatatatatatgtattaagaCGTATTTATTAGgcacattgaaaataataaacgatgtCTATCtcagtataaaaaaaaaaaaaagtaaaaatatcgataaaaaggactcacatatatatatatatatatatatatatatatatatatatatatataccttcatTTGATCAAAATTCAAATTCGCCattgttaaaaatgtttaacgaTATAGAACCGACGCGTCTAGACTGATTCATAAAGAAggaacattatttatatagaacatttattttttatctgatttttttgaagaaaataaaagattttataatatctttgattatatgtctgtgtgtgtgtatttgtatgtctcataaattcaatatatgaCTTCCTTGATATTAGAATACCTATTTCTATAGTTTCCGGTTGTccttttgtaaaaagaaacataataacgaatatatatatatatatatgtgtgcgtgtgtctcagaatgataaataataaaataaaatcaaattcaattttaattaaatttttaactaaatattccacatttatataaaaattttcaaaatttgtttaaCACTGTTCAACTTTTTGTGattgtttaaacaaattataattttttttttacttataaagtacattaaaacgtttcattcataagaaaattttctacatacataccacTTCTAGTttcattctaattttattctaatttttcgGATATCCAGATaagatattagatattttttcattaaaaaaaaaattccaatactataaaaaaaaaattattattcaaagatttgaaatattatatatatatatatatatatatatatatatatatatatatacacacatatatatagaatgtccATTAGGTGAGTCATGATCGACCAGATATAAAAACCATGGTAACGAAATacgaaacaaatagaaaagattcGTTCTTTCGACGATACATACAGTGGTTAGTCGtaatacttataataatatataaaaatataatagtaataatagtatataatataataaaaaatataataattactaatgactattaaaatcatttcaaatcattgaaaataactTCAATGGACATCAAGGACAGTAGCgaagaggaggacgaagaaaCTCAAGACATTTCGCCGTTCAGTAAATTCGACGAAAGTATCGAAGTTCGTAATgcagaagaaattaaaagccCTATTAATCATCCAAGACCACCAAGTTCAAGAAGAGGtcgaagaaattttacgaACGACGGACCTGACATTTTGGAGGTTACCTCACCGCGCGAAAGGCGCGAATTTCGAAGGTAATCGaataaatacttataaatcaatttttgttcgtatctaaaaaaaaaaattattatatatatatatatataaaaagattaacttgccaatacgaattaataattaattttgtaataaaaaataaaataagatattgtTGAGAATTAATAGTACTTTTCAAAATCTGATTATAATTAAAGGTATCCTGATCAAGAAAGATTTGGTAAATCATTAATGATCGGTAGCGATCCATCAGATAGCGAAGAAACAGACGACGATGATATCCAAGGATCAAGTATATCCAAACAAATGGAAATATACGATCCAAAAGAATTCGAAGATCTCAATGTATCAACCGAATTAAAGGAACTCTTTCAGAATATTTCCAGGtattatagaatttctttcttatcaaaaatcatatagaacgatatttttgctttttttctaagataagaattaataaaaacatttatctcCTAAACTGATCATCAGGTATACACCACAAAAGATAGAATTAAATTACAAGTTGGTGCCATTTATTCCTGACTATATACCAGCAGTCGGTGATATAGATGCCTTCATAAAAATACCTAGACCAGACGGAGTGGAGGATAAAATAGGTCTTGCTGTATTGGACGAACCTTGTACAGAACAATCCGACCCAGCTGTATTACATTTACAATTAAGAACTCATTGTAGAAGTGCTGGTGCACCTAGACAAGCAGTAATAAAAAGAGTCGAGGAtgcagaaaaaaatgttaaggCTATAGAGAAATGGATCGAAGATATGAATCAACTTCACAGAAGTAAACATCCGCCTGCTGTGCAGTTAACTAAAGCAATGCCTGATATCGACACATTGATGCAACAATGGCCGCCGGATGTTGAGGATCAACTGAACGAGGCCCCACTTGATTTCACCATGCTCGATTGCGAATTATCACGTCTCGTTGACGTTGTCTGCCATCTACTCGATATTCCTTCACATGATGGTTACAGACTTGAAAGTCTGCATACTCTTTTTACACTTTATTGCGAAATACGAAACGCAACATCACAAAAAATTTAAAACTTTCAAAAGAAAGTTTCAAGCTCAATcagattcttcttttctttatctctttgttAAAACATATAACTTTgaagttacatacatacgtaactctatatttaaaattttgttttatttcattttacatcATAAAATACTTTGTTGTATATAGTACATACATCATTTATTACCTGCTATATAACTATAAAGttacaacatatatatcaGTACCTTTgaaatcttatttcattttcttttatacaaaattaattattatttcatatttaaagagattattatttgataaatataaattatacttaatattatttatactataatatatagcaTAGCGTATActagtataaattataatataactttcATGTTACATAAGTTCTATTTTAAACGCAAACATAACTGAAGTTATTAAGAATTATGATAactctaagaaaaaaattaaattaatcgtatCTACACTCTCTTCGCtctacaaacatacatatataatttataatcacatatattatataacataatataggAAAAGTCTTCGTAATcactcttttttataattcatttaaaaactcAACTACATTGGaagttaacattttttttatgatgatATTCAAATATTGATTACAGCCAAgtcacaaatatatatacacatacatatgcatatatatatgtgtatagttAAGTAATAACGATAAGTGATGAttacaaacaagaaaaacacGTGCAAAAAAGATGAGACATTCTTATCAATTCTCATTGAAATATTCCATCAATTTATcattaaacattatttaacCTAAATAAACTATCAAAAGAtagacaaataaattatacttattaaataaaattatataagaattatatattatataaattatattacacaaattaaacgtacgtattataatattatatgtataatataatataaatgttacgtacattaaataaatataaattatacctgaaattaatatatatatatatataaaaatattaattacacgTAATTAGATATAAACAAGATGGCGTCCATTAAAATATAAGcactatatataattaagaatacGTACAACGATGACCATCACCCATGACTGCCGATCGTCGTCTGTTTCTAATACAATcgacatatgtaaatatagatCATTCCTCTCCcgctcttttccctttccgcaatattattgttatcccTTCTACACAGCTAGTTTTGACGCATGCGTATCTTATCACTCTTtcatcctctctttttctttctctcgctttcacTCATTTACTTCCGGAAGACTGTACATTATAGATGATTCAGTACTTTGTAATCACGTGGCATTCAATGCGTAATGCTTTATCTCTATTCCTCATGCGTCAGTCAGTATATCATTTGAAACCGTAGCTTTAATACTGTCATTTgtgagataattattttcataatacgTTAATCACGTAGAATATtagaaacttttataaaaaataatagtaataacaaacATGAAACATAGTAACGTCAGTACTATATAAAGTGGATTTtccaaaaatagaaattaataacagAACATAAAATGACGGACAATTCACCAACAACTCATATCAACGTTAGAATAAACAGCACCGTTGACGAGATTGATGTCTGTCgtaatgacgatgacgacgaagaaagaCTTTTAAAACCTCGAAATAATTTCCCTTCTTACTCGAACGAAGATATCAATGTTAGATTTCGGGTAAGAAAAAActcgaataatataaacaataatagcTTCCATCCAACAATTTTTCACTCATTTTTggatctttttattctctttgttTGATAATGATCATTCTAACCTTACCTCCTGTTCTATATCAATTTTCAAGTTATGATTTGAAATGAGAAACTTTAAGAattgattattctttttctgtatatttataaacgtaataataaataatttatgcatttataaaaattttttgtatacacTATCTGTAGATATCTTCTATATCCTTGTGTTTTGTCATCGGTAGGATATTTGAtttgtgaaaaataatgaaactgtTGTGCAAgcatttttgattaattttaattattagaataattaattgttgcatcaatgaaaattctatttctttcctttgatttttttaacagAACATTATTTACAATGGCGTCTCCATGTGCAATATTATGGAGAGCCTTTCTAATCGACAATCAAGAAGGCTTAATAGTCAAGATATAAAACCAGGAGCtactaattttctttcgattaattacgAGGTAGTTTTCATATATCTAaagtttatatgtattattattattatataattttaaacgatgattgattttaatcttttttttcttatctagaGTCTCGATTATGATCCATGTGAAAACTACCTTCTTCaggacgaagaaaggaaaaagggttACAAAtttgttgttaaaaaaaattttgcaagATGGTTCATCTTTTTGTTAATAGGAATTTGTACTGCTTTTATAGCATGTTTTGTAGATATTTCAATAGAacaattatcaaatataaaatatggatATCTAAAAACTTGTATCCTTGACTATTGAAATTCACATGACTTTTTATAAGACACTTTGATATAAAGACATTCTTACATATCATAATAGATGTAGATCACTGTGTggttaataattgtttatggCTACCATATATATTATGGTTAATTTCCAATCTAATACCAGTATTGATAGGTGCTATATTAGTATCCTATGTTGAACCTGTCGCAGCTGGTAGTGGCATTCCACAGgtgaaatgttatttaaatggaataaaaGTACCTCGAGTAGTACGAATTAAAACTTTAGCAGTTAAAATAATTGGTGTCATTTGTACTGTAGTAGGTGGATTAGCTGGAGGAAAGGTAATATAAGTGATTTCTTTTGgcaataattttaaatgaaaataaaatttacaattacattttttgcattaatgaaaaaggaaggacCAATGATACACTCTGGAGCAGTAGTTGCTGCAGGAATATCTCAAGGAAAAAGTACaacgtttaaaaaagatttaggaatctttaaatattttagagaagatcatgaaaaaagagattttgtGTCTGGCGGGGCAGCCAGTGGTGTATCGGCTGCTTTTGGCGCACCTAtaggttaaaaatattttatagaattatatatctgtatatacatagaaactAATGAATATcagtacatatttttatatatagatcaaTATTTTAGGTGGAGTTTTATTTAGTATCGAAGAAGGTACTAGTTTCTTTAATCAAAGTCTTACATGGAGAACATTTTTTGCTAGCATGATCACCACTTTCACATTGAACATTATTCTTAGTACATACCATGGACATCCTGGTGATCTTTCTTATCCAGGTTTACTAAATTTGGGAAAATTTGATTCAATACCATACCAAGTTTATGAAATTCCTTTATTTATGATAGTCGGAACGATAGGCGGTATTCTTGGTGCTTTGTGGAATCacataaattacaaaattacatgttttcgattaaaatatataacacaaAAATGGTTGAAAGTAATAGAAGCTCTTTCAATTGCAACAATGAGCGCAACAATGGGATTTTtgatgatatattttcttgatgATTGCAAACCAATTGGACAAGATCCTACTAAGTTTCCTATTCAGATGTATTGTAAGGAAGGAGAGTACAGTGCAGTTGCTGCTTTATGGTTTCAAACACCAGAAAGTAGCGTGCGATCTTTATTTCATGATCCTAAAGGTATATCATAACAATatctcatattttataatacatttttaaaacgtaaaaatatttatattctttctttataggTTCTCACAATGATATAACTTTggctatttttattatactctaTTTTATCCTAGCAGTTTTTACATTTGGATTATCTATGTCTAGTGGACTTTTTATTCCATCACTTTTAATTGGTTCTGCTTGGGGTAGACTTATTGGATCAGgattatcaaaaatatgtCCAAATTGTGTAAGAAGAAATCCCAAAAAAATATAGAGTATGtgattctaatatttttctcaaatgGATGTTTATTTCATTGACAATAGGTGGTATTGGATCCTGGAAAATATGCTTTGCTAGGAGCTGCTGCACAATTGGGTGGAATTGTTAGAATGACAATTAGTTTAACTGCAATTTTAATTGAAGCAACTCAAGGGATATCTTTTGGTTTGCCTGTAATAATAGTTCTTATTATGGCAAAGTGGGTTGGCGATTTCTTTAATGAggtaaataagtaaacaattgcataaaatttaataatcataaaatattgacTAATCGAATAAACCAATAAgcaatatcaaaattttcagtattttataatattttatattgaaaattctaatattatttattggtcCAAACACAATaccaaattattaaaaaatactataaaattaaaaaatatactagtATTCagtattcaaatataaaatattgacaatTGCGACATTACTTATTAGCCAAATATTCTGAATTCAATCAGTCATGCGAAGTTAACTCGCAAGGCCAATTGCCCCTTATCCCCactcttttatttcctcttaaCGGATTCTCGCTCCCACCATAGCAGTATTTTCGAGTGTCTGTTCACTGTTTCTGCACTGCCACGCAATTCTACTGCTACATCGTTCTTAAACAAAGAACTTATCTGTCCATtatctaaaattaaatatctgaAAACATTAGAAAAGTAAATTTGCTGTAATGGATATACAATAGTGGTTGAATTATCTCTTCTCCATCGAAGTTTGCATGTTTttaagattaaataattatatcaaaatataaaatatatataattataattatttaataattattatttaacaggGTATTTATGATATTCATATACAAATGGCAGGAGTACCGTTATTACCATGGGAAGCACCTCCTTtgtcaaataatatttatgctAGCGAGATTATGAGTCATCCTGTGGTAACTTTAAAAACTGTTGAAAATGTAGGACACATTGTGGAacttttaaaatgtatttcatttaatgGATTTCCTGTAGTAGATCCTCCAAATAGTGATCAGGTAATTCATCCTACAATCTATTCAATAGATATAGTTCTAACCTTATCATTAATGTTTTCAGAATGAAATACATTCTTATGGTCGATTTCGTGGACTAGTGCTACGTTCTCAATTAATAGCTCTTTTACAAAACAGAGTATTTAACGAATATGCAGAATTTTGGGAGTCAACATTGGATATTAAAGTTTTTCGCAAGGATTATCCAAGATATCCATCTATTGAACAAGTTCATattacagaagaagaaaaaacatatacaATTGATTTAAGACCTATTATGAATCCTTCTCCATATACATTACAACATGTtagtatttctattttataataatattttgaagaaaataattttctcaaaataaaaaaaaaaatctgtttttTTCAGTCTGCTACACTGCCACGTGTTTTTAGACTTTTTAGAGCCTTAGGTCTTCGGCATTTACCTATTGTAAATGACACCAATGAGGTATacaatcttatatataatactcaCAATGTCATATTTTAATCACaatactaaataataatattaataacattgatTACATAGGTAGTTGGAATGATTACACGAAAAGATGTTGCTAGATATAGAATATGGAAACATAGAGGTAGAATGGGATTGGATGAACTTTTAATTACTGACACTATATAAATTGATGAAgttgaagaattttttatgttaGACGGACGAAATTACTGTTGGTCAAAtgcttaataatattttagactgttacaataatttatagaaaaagtaCAAACATGCCTTTACGAAGTTGAcatagtttaataaaaatgacacAAAAGCAATctgcatatataaaaatatgcgaATCGctcaaaatatgtatatgtatatatacatatatatgtaaagaaataagatttaattattaacaaataattccCAGCCAAGCCATGAccataatgtaaaaaatagatacaccggaatgataattaataataaaagaaaatagtattcGAGCTGtggaatatacatatttcatttatatttgtacatataacTAGTGTTTTAGTCGATTTGTCTTttgttgtataaataatatacctgtaacaaacaaaagagtatatacatatatttttttcatttacattatacaacaaatatttatattgtatatatttatacatttatttgttaaatattcagaaaactattaaaaataaattataaacggatataatgttttttaattataaacatcATAAATATGAGCTAttacatttacaaaaatataaataattaaattttttatttgtacgcaaatgtacatatacataagaaaacaatttatttaaaaagaaaatcaataaattaaaatatctcttcacaaatataaataaataataagttaaCCTCTAATTTGTAGAACtgacgaaaagaaagtttaaGAACTTATAGACATTGACTTTGATTAGTTGCAAGAAGTTATTTCGGGAACGAATCACCTTGAAGCAACGCTACCTACGTAAAGTGGAAgaatctatctctctctgatCTACAATAAACTCCAATTACTTAGTATTTTTTCGTCGAACTATACCAGTAAATGTGATTGTCTATTGCCAAATCCAACGTATTGTATCAAGAGCTCCATATTATACACCGTtcgtttatcaattattttctaagtttatagaaattattctgAAACTGTGTATTTACTTGGTACTTTTTCAAAGTAAGTAATAGAAtcaataaatcttttatcgaaATGTACGTAAAGTCATAACCTTATTTCCTAAAAACGTTGTCACTGTATGTCCGCCATTGTTACGATCGCTTTATCATCATTTCAAGGCGGGAAATTTCAACacgtaagaatataaatataattgaaaacatTCGATTTATACGCTactaaaagattaataataatataaattaaatcattattatacagAGTATGAAATAGAACTGATATTCGAAACTCAAGAAAATTTTGGAAAGTTCGAAGGTCCTTCATATTCTATCAAattcgaaataacaaaaagacataaatataaatctgcTAAACTCACTTATATGACTTTGTTAGAAAGGTTAAAAGTACATtatgtacaaaatattattcggTATCGTCTGACAAAAAGAATCTACCAAATCTCATTACATTTAATCAACGTAGTTAGACTTttgaatataaacaaaattacgaAACAgtttattcataatataataattttataaataagaattcaTATTCGAATCAAACGAAAGCCATTTTGATTATGATCATAAcctaaacttttatatatcggtataaacaaaatatgcGTCTTAATGTCAAAACTTTGTCGTTTCTTAAAGGAAGATTAATGACCTTGGAACTCTTGAGGGATAAGATAGAACGTTTGGGATcaggaaatataaaaggagagaatcaAAGTAAgtggagagaagagaagacggAGTCGGCTTCCTCGTGGGTCGATCGTGTCGTTGAAAAGGCAATAAGGAGAAGggagagtaagaaaaagagagagagagagaaagagaaaggggaagaagaaaggaaagaagaagagagtgggagggaaagaaaaggatagaaaaagaggaaaggcgCCGTCCTCCTAGTGGTCGTCCGACGAACGTCTTCGTGCATTTTAAGACGCGGCCGGTGGCCGGTCAATAGTTTCccggtttctttctttctctctctatctttctcacttctgtgtgtgtgtctctctcactctctctctccttctctttctctcccttacTCTCTTCGGTCGTACACCTGTCCGTCGTGAAGTTGCAGACGGAGAGGTAGGAAGGGGTTATGGTCAATAAACGCAACCACGTCACACGCAGCCTATCGGCGACCCCGCTTGGCCCCTTAAAGTGGCCCCGAACGAAAATCTTACATGTCGACCCGATATTTCCTTTTGTGCGTTTGTCTGCGAAATATCTTGAGaaaagttcgatcgattttcatttGGCCGATATCGACGGATTCCGTGTGTCTCGAGGATTGTACGATTGTGAAACAAGACACGTGCGCGTGCCGGTATTAATAAACGGTGGGTTGATCGTACGTGTACGTGGATTCACCGAATTGCGTCCGCCATTGTTGTGATTGGTGGTGAACGTTCCAGAGAAGACGGCGTTTCTTAACTTCGGACGCGCATGCGCATTTACGCGGCAAACTCGACGACGctcttctttcgaattttcggAGACGcgacgcatacacacacatacatacacacgacGCACGCACGCTGCCACTACACCATtttactaccactactactacaaccGTAACATACAAACGCGTGTCGGCGCGCGCGTGCCCGCCCGAGCATTTCGAAAATCTCATTTACCGATGCTTTTTTACGCACGTGCTTGCAACCCTGAATTTACACCTGTCGCTTGCGCTCGCGTGCGCCCGCGCATTTCGTTTGACGCACTTTTA
This window harbors:
- the LOC122630242 gene encoding intraflagellar transport protein 46 homolog isoform X1; protein product: MGESKPDSSEEEDEETQDISPFSKFDESIEVRNAEEIKSPINHPRPPSSRRGRRNFTNDGPDILEVTSPRERREFRRYPDQERFGKSLMIGSDPSDSEETDDDDIQGSSISKQMEIYDPKEFEDLNVSTELKELFQNISRYTPQKIELNYKLVPFIPDYIPAVGDIDAFIKIPRPDGVEDKIGLAVLDEPCTEQSDPAVLHLQLRTHCRSAGAPRQAVIKRVEDAEKNVKAIEKWIEDMNQLHRSKHPPAVQLTKAMPDIDTLMQQWPPDVEDQLNEAPLDFTMLDCELSRLVDVVCHLLDIPSHDGYRLESLHTLFTLYCEIRNATSQKI
- the LOC122630238 gene encoding H(+)/Cl(-) exchange transporter 7, which encodes MTDNSPTTHINVRINSTVDEIDVCRNDDDDEERLLKPRNNFPSYSNEDINVRFRNIIYNGVSMCNIMESLSNRQSRRLNSQDIKPGATNFLSINYESLDYDPCENYLLQDEERKKGYKFVVKKNFARWFIFLLIGICTAFIACFVDISIEQLSNIKYGYLKTYVDHCVVNNCLWLPYILWLISNLIPVLIGAILVSYVEPVAAGSGIPQVKCYLNGIKVPRVVRIKTLAVKIIGVICTVVGGLAGGKEGPMIHSGAVVAAGISQGKSTTFKKDLGIFKYFREDHEKRDFVSGGAASGVSAAFGAPIGGVLFSIEEGTSFFNQSLTWRTFFASMITTFTLNIILSTYHGHPGDLSYPGLLNLGKFDSIPYQVYEIPLFMIVGTIGGILGALWNHINYKITCFRLKYITQKWLKVIEALSIATMSATMGFLMIYFLDDCKPIGQDPTKFPIQMYCKEGEYSAVAALWFQTPESSVRSLFHDPKGSHNDITLAIFIILYFILAVFTFGLSMSSGLFIPSLLIGSAWGRLIGSGLSKICPNCVVLDPGKYALLGAAAQLGGIVRMTISLTAILIEATQGISFGLPVIIVLIMAKWVGDFFNEGIYDIHIQMAGVPLLPWEAPPLSNNIYASEIMSHPVVTLKTVENVGHIVELLKCISFNGFPVVDPPNSDQNEIHSYGRFRGLVLRSQLIALLQNRVFNEYAEFWESTLDIKVFRKDYPRYPSIEQVHITEEEKTYTIDLRPIMNPSPYTLQHSATLPRVFRLFRALGLRHLPIVNDTNEVVGMITRKDVARYRIWKHRGRMGLDELLITDTI
- the LOC122630242 gene encoding intraflagellar transport protein 46 homolog isoform X3; the protein is MDSSEEEDEETQDISPFSKFDESIEVRNAEEIKSPINHPRPPSSRRGRRNFTNDGPDILEVTSPRERREFRRYPDQERFGKSLMIGSDPSDSEETDDDDIQGSSISKQMEIYDPKEFEDLNVSTELKELFQNISRYTPQKIELNYKLVPFIPDYIPAVGDIDAFIKIPRPDGVEDKIGLAVLDEPCTEQSDPAVLHLQLRTHCRSAGAPRQAVIKRVEDAEKNVKAIEKWIEDMNQLHRSKHPPAVQLTKAMPDIDTLMQQWPPDVEDQLNEAPLDFTMLDCELSRLVDVVCHLLDIPSHDGYRLESLHTLFTLYCEIRNATSQKI
- the LOC122630242 gene encoding intraflagellar transport protein 46 homolog isoform X2, which produces MDIKDSSEEEDEETQDISPFSKFDESIEVRNAEEIKSPINHPRPPSSRRGRRNFTNDGPDILEVTSPRERREFRRYPDQERFGKSLMIGSDPSDSEETDDDDIQGSSISKQMEIYDPKEFEDLNVSTELKELFQNISRYTPQKIELNYKLVPFIPDYIPAVGDIDAFIKIPRPDGVEDKIGLAVLDEPCTEQSDPAVLHLQLRTHCRSAGAPRQAVIKRVEDAEKNVKAIEKWIEDMNQLHRSKHPPAVQLTKAMPDIDTLMQQWPPDVEDQLNEAPLDFTMLDCELSRLVDVVCHLLDIPSHDGYRLESLHTLFTLYCEIRNATSQKI